In Nycticebus coucang isolate mNycCou1 chromosome 5, mNycCou1.pri, whole genome shotgun sequence, the DNA window gggttcaaacctagccccggtcaaactgcaacaaaaaaatagccaggtgttgtggcgggtgcccgtagtcccagctgctccggaggctgaggcaagagaatcgcgtaagcccaagagttagaggttgctgtgagctgtgtgacgccacagcactctaccaagggcggtacagtgagactctgtctctacaaaaaaaaaaaaaaaatttatactgtGAAGGATTTATGCCAAAGTACTGACATAGCATGGGTGGTTtgaattttttcatattctttccaGTGAAAATATGCTTAGTTCTGACCTTTTTAGGGCATCTAATATAAATCCATTATTAATACCCTGATAATTCAGATGTACTGAATTATCTCAACACTAGGCTACAGGCCTATACCAATCTGTGGATTGGTTTTCTTTGGTCCAGAGTGGGGGGAGGGAGTTGGTTCCTTATAATGCTAAATTTATTCAATTTAAAGAAGttcaattctgaaaaaaatttttttttattgtagcgATCAATGAAATACAAAGTCTGGGCACTCTTTTTTTCtgtagctgtcattattgtttagcaggcctgggctgggttcaaacccgccagccccaccagtgtatgtggcaggtgccctaaccactgagctacgagcaccaagCCAAGGGCACTCTTGAAATAtgctattttcagaaataaaggtttttctttatttctgagtatatgGATTtaagtgtcttttattttttttttgtagagacaaagtctcactttatcgccctcagtagagtgccgtggcaccacatagctcatagcaacctccaactcctgggcgtaggcgattctcttgcctcagcctcccaagtagctggttagctgggactacaggtgcctgccacaacgcccagctgtttttttgttgcagttcagccgtggccaggttcaaaccggcctcggtatatgttgctggtgccccactcattgagccacaggtgccaccctactctATAGGTCTTATAGGATTTTGAGATTATTTTCAATTATGGTTATGTTGAAAAGCAGTccttaagggcagcgcctgtggctcagtgagtagggcagcagccccctataccgagggtggcaggtttgaaccctgccccagcgaaactgcaacaaaaaaatagccgggtgttgtgacaggtgcctgtggtcccagctactcaggaggcggaggcaagagaatcgcctaagcccaagagctggaggttgctgtgagctgtgatgtcacagccctctaccgagggcgacaaagaaaggatctgtctcttttttttttttctttgtagagacagagtctcactgtaccgccctcggtagagtgccatggcgtcacacggctcacagcaacctccagctcttgggcttaagtgattctcttgcctcagcctcccgagcagctgggattacaggcacccgccacaacgcccggctatttttttgttgcagtttggctggggctgggtttgaacctgccaccctcagcatatggggccggcgccctactcgctagccacaggcgccgcccaggatctgtctcttaaaaataaaaaagaaagaaaaaaatggaaaaacagtccTTAAATTGAATCTGCTTTATTTCTCTGGTAAGACTTAGATTGGGATCCCAAGAGAGGTGGAATAATAAGGGTTGAGCTTTTGTCTGTTCTTTCATAAGGCCAGAATGTTAGATATAATTTAGAAGTGGCTAGCTCTGTGTTTTTGAGTACACCATACAGATAATTACTATTGCCAGCTTTGTGGTTAATGTAAAGTaggaagaaaaaatcttgaatcaTGTGAGAAATCAGCCCTAAGGCATATAACCTTGGCAGAAAGGAAAGTCATTTGCCAACTCAAAGAGGGAAGATATTGACTGTGTTGAAACCCTTCTCTCTTTACCAAATTGTGGTTTTTTTTCTAAGGCCATCTTACACTTGGGAGGTCTACTACCATCATAGTAAGGTGATTCTGCTGCATTTAAGGTATCTATAGGAAATGATTGCTCGCTGGCATGTCAGCACCTCAGTGCCTCAGGAAATAAGTACTTTGTGGGTCTCCAGGCCACTTCCTccgttttttattttattttattttatttttgagacagagtgtcactatgttgccctggttagagtgctgtggcatcacagctcacagcaacctcaaactcttgggctcaagcaattcttttgcctcagcctcccaagtagctgggacaacaggtgcccaccacaacacccagctatttttagaaataaagtcttgctctagctcaggctggtcttgaactttcagctcaggcgatccacctacctcacCAGCTggggttttgttattgttgagctgggggtctcattctcgctcagacaagtctcgaactcctgaactcaagtaatccacctgcctcagcctcccacagtgctaagattacaggctgaGAACCATGCCTGGCAGGcccttctttctctgctgccaGATACCTCTGCTAAACAATGGGAAAGAACCCAGGAAAAATGAAGATCTGGCCCAATTCTTAGGTCTGATTTGCTGTGTTTGGAGGTTGAAATTAAGTTTGGAGAGTCACTTTGAGTTTTATGAAGTCATAATCTGGTGTCCGTCCTTGGgacgggtggcgggttcaaacccagcctgggacagctaaacaactgcaacaaaaaatatccgggtgcgcggcacctgtggctcaaaggagtacagcgctggccccatatgccagaggtggcaggttcaaacccagccccagccaaaaactgcaaaaaaagaaaaaaaaaaaaatagccgggtattgtggcaggttactgtagtcccagcccaggagtttgaggttgctgtgagctgtaacactatagcactctacccagggtgacatggtgagactgtctcaaaaaaataataatagttttctttccagattttcttttctttttcctttctttctgagacagagtcttactttgtagtCCTTGGTAGAAtgacatggtgtcacagctcacagcaacctcaaactcaggctcatgtgatttttttttccctcagcctcccaagtagctgggaccataggcacccacaacaatgcccagctatttttagagtcgaggtcaccctgtggctcaggctggtctcaaactcttaagctcaagcaattcacctgcctcagcctcccacagtgccaggattacaggtgtgagccaccttgacctgcctgcctgcctgcctctctgtcgctttctcattctctctccccttctctcctctccccttccatctcctcccctcctttttttctttcacaaattgGGCCAAAcccactctgggagcctgaggcaagtggattgcctgagctcacagattcaagaccagcctgagccagagcaagacctcatctctaaaaatagctgggcgttgtggtgggcgccttttgtcccagctacttgggaggctgaggcaaaagaattgcttgagccatggcggcgcctgtggctcagtgagtagggcgctggccccatatgccgagggtggcgggttcaaacccagccccggccaaactgcaaccaaaaaatagccgggcgttgtggcgggcgcctgtagtcctagctgctcgggaggctgaggcaagagaatcgcgtaagcccaagagttaagaggttgctgtgagctgtgtgacgccatggcactctacccgagggcggtacagtgagactctgtctctacaaaaaaaaaaaaaaaaaaagaattgcttgagcccaagagttgaaggttgctgtgagctgtgacgctaggaCACTTGACCCAGAGTAAcggagtgtctcaaaaaaatgaattttaatgagAACTtactaattattattaatttttttaagtagcaaGCAATAACCAAAGCTGTTGGGTAGGGGGAAGGGCAGAGCCTTCACACATTAGTATCTCATTGGACCCTTATGACAACAGCCCCCTGAGCTAATAAGCATGTTAATTGTAGCTGGAAGACTCACCATCCTGTGGGGCATAGCCCTTGGTATGTGTAGACCAACAGTGGTTTTTTGTAAGGAACCATAATTATAGTACTAGATATGAAGTGTTCATGATGTGAATGGTTTATGTTGTAAGAATGTTATGCTGCACTTACGAGATAAAACTGATTTATTATGTTTCAGGTTATATGCACCATGGCTATGAGTAATGTCAGATTACTTGCTGGTCTTTTAAGAAGGACAGATGCCTGGATTGGACTCTGGGGTGTGCTCCAAGGGACACTTTCCTCACACAAACGCTGTACCTCCTGGAATCGATACTTGTATTTTTCAAGTACTGAGTTAAACATATCAGATTATAAAGCACTTTCCCATAATATGTTCTCACTGAGACTCCCAGGGCTTTTAATATCTCCTgaacatatttttccattttttgtaagACTGAAAAGTAATGTAAGCTCTAAAAAATCAACTAAAACATCTCCACAAAAAGTCGAGGATGAAGAGAACTCTGATACAGAAGAGGATCGTAATGAAATGAGTGAAGCAGAAGAGCTTGAGGATGACCCCGGCGTGGTCAGAGACTACAAAGACCTGGAGAAAGCAGTGCCGTCATTTCGCTATGATGTTATCCTGAAGACAGGCCTCGACATTGGGAGGAAGTGAGTATGatgtacattttattataaattcgCTGGTAGTCTTGTTATTTTTATGCAGCATTACAAATTACTCTGTACGTATTATAGTGAAGAATAACCACAGTATGAAAGGACCCCATAGGTAACCTGTTTCAAGtattcattttatggatgagaaaactgaattcCAAAGGAGTCAAGTGACTGCCTGCAAATCCTATGTATCTTATTTCCTTGAGCCTAAGACACAGTTGACTGTAAGGTGAGCCATTGATTTAATAATAGCTTCTTGGCttagcacctgcagctcaagcagctatggcgccagccacatacaccagcactgggaggttcgaatccagcccaggcctgccaaacaacaatgacaactacaaccaaaaaatagccgggtgttgtggcggttgcctatagtcccagctcttgggaggctgaggaaaaagaatcgcttaagcccaggagttggaggttgctgtgagctgtgatgccatggcactctacccagggcaacagcttgaggctctggctcaaGAAAAGGAATTGCCATATTAGATGTATATAGCAGGCATAAAATGCACCTGGATTTCACAAATGCTACGATGTGAGGAGGTACTGCTTAGAGTCAACTGAAGGTGTATGAGGTAGTGGTGAAGAATTAGGCTTTAGGGCAGCCCtaggggctcaaaggagtaatgtgccagccccatatgctggaggtgctggtttcaaacccagccccagccaagaactgtaaaaaaaaaaaaaaaaaacgaattagGCtttagggctcggcgcctgtagctcagcaggtagggcgccagccacataacacaggagctggtgggttcaaatccagcccaggcctgccaaacaacaatgacaactacaaccaaaaaaaaaaaagccgggtattATGacagacccctgtagtcccagctacttgggaggccgaggctagagaatctcttaagcccaagagttggaggttgctgtgagctgtgacaccactctctactgagggtgacatagtaagactctgtctcaaaaaaaaaaaaaaagacagaaattaggTTTCTCTGAATGTATGAAAGTGGTGCAACTTATCTCATTTGGTTGTTCATAGTCAGTTATAGATTGAACTTCTTGTTCTACTATTTCCacacccctcccttttttttgagacagaatctcactgtatcacccagggtagagtgctgtggcatcatagctcacagcaatctcaaattcttgggcgcaagtgatcctcttgccttagtctcccaaacagctaagactacaggcacccacagcaTTGCCcggctagtgtttctatttttagtagagacaaggtttcattcttgctcatgctggtcttgaactcctaagcttaaggcATCCaattgcctccacctcccagtgtgctaggattacaggcatgaaccactgcaccttgcctctctttcccccttcttttttttttttttttttttttttgtagagacagagtctcactttatggccctcggtagagtgctgtggcctcacacagctcacagcaacctccaactcccaggcttaagcgattctcttgcctcagcctcccgagcagctgggactacaggtgcccgccacaacacccggctatttttcggttgcagtttggccggggctgggcttgaacccgccaccctcggcatatggggccggcgccttaccgactgagccacaggcgccaccctctttcccccttcttaCTACTTGCACTtgactagtcttaaaaaaaaaaaaaaatgcaggtttCAATTTGGTtctctgtgtgatcttgggcaagttacttaaaatctgtctcagtttcttcatctgtaaaatggggataatagaaCCTTTTGAGGATGGTTGCTAAtgaatatctatctatctaaagcACTTAAAAAAGCATCTACCGTATAGTAGGTAGTCAATATATGTTGAATATTATGAAGAAAATACTGTGTATTCATATATAATGAGTAGAGAGGCAGTATCACTTTAAGGTTTAATATTCTCATTCTAAGTTAGACTAACTATAAAAGAATAGTAACCTTGattgttcattcattccttcaagcAGTTGATTTGTGCATATTGTATACAAGGTAAGAATTGTGATGTGACCGAGTGCAGAAATTTCCTTTTGTGATTTGTACCTTTACAACCTACCTTACTGATAATAGATTAATTTTTAGaatcaaaggggaagggcactgtTTTTTGTCCGTATCTTCCCTTGGTCTCGTTGCCCAGTGACTTAAATTCAAAGATCAGCAGCTGTCATAGTGAAGTTTTCCCCACCTCGGTACTGACAGGCAGACTGTTTCTTACTGGCCTCGCCCTCTGTGTGTGGCCTGTTTCTTCTCTTCAAGCGTCACACATCCTAGCCATGTAGTTTCTGCACTGGGAATTGGGGAGAGTTCCAACCCTTGTCCTGAGTGCATGCCAGACCCCTCTTGAAGCCCCACCTAAAGTAACCATCCAGCGGTGCTAGCAGATGGTGCTAACCGTCCAGTTCACATGCTGAACTACTATTCAGAAGTGCACTCAGTTCTCCCTGTTTTAGGCACCTACTCGGTAGTTGACTCACTTACCCAGTACCCAAAATAAAGACTTTGTGGGGAGTCACTGTtagaagcagttttttttttttttaagagacagagtctcactgtgttgcccttgaaagagtgctctggtgtcacagctcacagcaacctcaaacgcttgggcttaaccaattcttttgcctcagccttccaagtagctggaactacaggcacccactacaagagccagctatttttgttgttgtcaatgTTTTGCAggaccaggccaggttcaaacccaccagccccagtgtatgtggctgatcccctagccgctgagctacaggtgctgagcctatgtaTAACTTCTGACTGCCTTCAAACTTATGCACTAAT includes these proteins:
- the MTRES1 gene encoding mitochondrial transcription rescue factor 1, with amino-acid sequence MAMSNVRLLAGLLRRTDAWIGLWGVLQGTLSSHKRCTSWNRYLYFSSTELNISDYKALSHNMFSLRLPGLLISPEHIFPFFVRLKSNVSSKKSTKTSPQKVEDEENSDTEEDRNEMSEAEELEDDPGVVRDYKDLEKAVPSFRYDVILKTGLDIGRNKVEDAFYKGELRLNGEKLWKKSRTVKVGDTLDLLIEGDKEAGTETVMRILLRKAFEEKTASEKYRVVLRRWKRLQLPKKNMSK